TCTACCAAAGGCGCTTGTAACGATGCCTGCACCGGCATGAGAGTGTGGTTTTGTCCGATCCAAATACTGATTGCTGTAACTACTATCCCAGCAACCAGAGTCCATAGTGAAACAGGAACTTGTTGCATACCTGCTACCTGCTTTGTAAACCATCTTTAGAGGTGTTATTTTGTGGAAATTGGGGATTGGACACTGGGCATTGGGCATTGTTACTTATTCCCCATTCCCTATTCCCCATTTACCATTTCCTTTTCACTTATTAACTTTCTAACGTGCAGCCATTAAAAAAGGGGGAAACTTCCAGATTTTTTCCATATCCTTCCCCCACAAAATTACAAATTATATTTCAACTCATACCACAAAGTTAGCCCCCTGCTTTCAGAAAAGCTAGTTGTTCCAAGGGGCACTGTTAGTCCTAATATTGATTAGGCTATATTAGCAGCAAGTTTAAATTTGTTAATAGCGAACAATTTACGATTTACGGATTTGTTTACTGTGAACTTTTGATTGATTCCAGTAAATATTAAATATTCCCCTCAAGTTACCTTGCCTAGCGCCTTGGCGCTGATTAAAAACAGTGCCTCCTTGAATTAACAACAATTTTGACTAACTCCAAAAACCTTAATTGTTTAATACAACATGGGTGTAGCAGTTCTTCGGACAAATCCGTGAACAAGCTTCACAACCAATACAATTCTCTGGAGAAGTAACTGCCATTACTTTCCGTTCAATTTCATCATCATCTTCATCATCCACAAATTCGCCTTCTTCATTGAGCGCCTTCAATCCAAGCACATTGTAGCCACAGACTTTAACGCATCTGCCACAGCCGATACATTTATCTTTATCAATTTCCTGAGCAAATTTTGGTGTCCAAGCCTTACCGCCAAATGTCAAACCTGTTAGTTGTGCCATGAATAAATCCTCGGCAATTTTGCCTGTCAATCTGTTTGTGCATTAATCATCATACTATCCTAATCTTTTATTCTTTTGTATTCAAAACTTACTTTTATCTCATCAAATTTCGATGACTTTGAACACAATCTTAAATTGTTTTTCTTTCAATTTATAGATGAAAATCATTGCCAATAATTATTATAAATCTTTCTCATTCCTGATTCCTACGCTCTGCATGGGAATGCCTTCATCGAGTCTCTGACTCAATATCTGACTGGAGGCAGCAGCCTACAATCAGCCATTTCCATATAGAGCATAAATAAAAAGTAGAACTGCCGATTTAACTATTATTTCCAGCAAATGCAACTATATCTATAAGAGTAATGATATTCTTTTGCAAATATTTTTAGATTTAGGGAAATAAATTTATATAAACAGTATACATATATACCAGACTATATGTTCATTAGTTACATTTTGATATCTGCAATATGTAGTTTAGAAAGCAACAATTTTTAAGTTACTTTGATTTAAATATTTAGATAAATGGTGACAAAAGGAATATTATTACTTGACCAGAATAAACAGAATTACTTTATGAAGGAACTGTAAACTTTATGGCAGAATATTGTCATACCTTAAATATTAAAATTATTAACAAATCAGATGAAGTCCAATTGTAAGAGGCTGAATTTTTTCCTAAAAAGACGTTGGGTAAGGTTTTATGGTCAAATCTAAATTGTTTATTAAATACGTAATTAAATAAATGTTAAGATTTTTTTCTAAGCTCGACACGAACAAATTAATCATTTTTTTCATGAAATGTATAGTTAATAAGAAGTTTTATTAGGTCTGGTTTTAAAGCCTTAAATAGCTTCCAATTGGATACAAAGCCAAATATGGATGTGGGAAGTGAATGTGGTGAGAAAAGATTATTCTCGCCAGAAAGATAATGTGGTAGCGAGTCATGAATAAACAGGACTCATCCAGGGGAGACCTGATACAGACATCTCAACGATTAGAGTGGGAAAAGAGCCAAATGCCTTATACAATTCCTAACAACAGTTGCGTTGGATGTGACAACTGCCGCCCCCAATGTCCTACGGGTGCAATCAAAATAGAGGACAATGAATACTGGGTTGATCCTGGTCTTTGTAATAATTGTGAGGGCTATTATTCAAAACCGCAATGTGTAATAGCTTGTCCAACTAATTCTCCCATTCCTTGGCAGGCGAAAAAAGGGAGATGCAAAGTTGAACCGAGAGATGCTAGCAGCTTAGACTTGTTTTCTAATGGTAAGAATAACCCATTTGCGTCAGCGATCGCAATTTGGGAGGCTTGTAATGTTCTAGCGCAACGCACATCCCTACATTGGGAAACCGATGAAGAAGGCTATATAAGTTACAGCCGACAAGTCAATCAAGGGCGAGGTGCGATCGCTTTTCATATCCAAGATCCATTAAAAGTTAACGACAAGGCCACAGATGTAGCAGCAATTGAGGGACTTGACATCAGAGCCGCCTGCATACATCTAATTTTTGCAGCTTATGCTACAGCCTTAGAGCAACCTTGGGAGCAAGAATTTGCGATCGATGAGCGACAAATCGAGAAATATTTGGGGATGGAGAAACGCAAGGATTTGAGCAAAGCTGCCAAGCTAGCTTTAATGAAAAATATCGTTCAGCAAGCTTGCTCTCTGATTATCTCCATTGACTGGCCCCAACAAGGTCGAATTAACGGATTCTCTGTTACAAACAGCCGCTTATGGCACTTAGTAGATATTCAGCACCACTTTCAAGAAGACAATCTCGGATGCAAATATCTAATTGGGCTAACTTTTAAAGTAAAAGCAGGTATTTGGGCACAATATTTCTTAAACAAACAAGCGTGTAAAGAGCGAACCGCATTCTATCAATACGGCAGTCTTCCCAAAACACTGCTAACCACAGTTATGAGCATTTGGCAGCAACATGAAGGCGCAGTTCGACTAATGCTGTGGTTGCTGTTTAAAACCAAAATGGGCAAAGAACAACGCATCACCATTCCTACCTTGCTGCGTATTGCTTACGGTGAAGAAAAAGTCGCCCTTGCATCCAGACAACGGGAAGAACGCAAACGTTTGCTGCGAACCTTTGAAAGCGATTTAGAAATTCTCAATCACTATGGAATGAAACCGCTTTTTGATCCAGTTACCTACCCACCAGAAATTCAACCTTTGTGGGCGAAATTAGTTGATCTTCCCGAAGATCCAGATGAAGCATTAGAATTTTGGACTAATGACGGTGGTGCTGAAACTCGCCTCACAGACACAGGCCCCCGTGGTAAATGGAATCTGCTAATGAATGCGCGGATTTTGGCTTTTGAACTCCCACCAGAATGGGAACAGCAAATTTCAGAATCAGAAAAAAAGAAAACAAGAACTGCCAAAGCCAAAAGGAAACCTAAAACTACAAACGATTTGCTAGGCGAACAGATTTTGCAAGCGCGAAAAAATTTGAATCTTTCCCAGAGAGAATTGGCAAAACTCACAGGTAAAAGCCAAAGCTGGATTCGAGATATTGAAAATGGTCGTTTAAAAGCCAAATTAGAAGACCAAGTTCTGTTACGAAAAGTCTTAAATATGACTTAATCTTGATTTGGAATTTAAACGCAGAGGGAAACGCAAAGATACGCAGAGATTTTGTTACGAATTTGTGCAGCGTTATACCAAATACAGCAAGACTCCGCGTACCTCTGCGCTTCTCTTTGCGGCCCTCTGCGTTTAAAAACTCTCCTCTTTTACGTACTATAACTCATTACCTTACTAGAGCTAATCCAAAGACTACCGACAGCATATTTAGTAACTACTAACTCTCTTGTAGCATTACATGAACTCTTCAGTTGTTGAGTCTTGGTTTCATCTCTCACAAGTTTAGCCTGGTAAGTGTAGAGAGAACCAGAAGGTTGTTCAAAACTTAGTTCAGCTAGGATAGTATTATTGTCTAAACTTTGCTCTAAAATTTTACCTGCAACTTTGTAGTTAAACCAATCCCATCCTTTAGAGAGAATTAGTTCTCTTTCCAAAACCTGAAGTGCAGCAGGCAGAATTCCCCAGCCTCGATAGACTTGATGTAAGCATTGAATATCACCAGTCCGAGTCAAAATCGATCTAAATGAATCTTGATCTAGACGACCGTAGTATCTTCCTTCTGGTAAGTCTATAACTGTTGGTGCAAATCGATGTCCACCAAAGTGCGATGATTTCCAAATTCGCACATTATCTAAGCACAAATCAGCATTTTTCGCTGTTACATGGAAGTAAAAAGGAGCGCCATATCTCGCACAACATTTATCATGGCTACCGTGGGTACAAATTAAAATATCTCTAGTTGTACTAGTTTCTACTTCCAAATTAGAATCGATACCCCATATCCATTTTTGGACAACTCCTGCTACTTGCTCAATATTTGCTAGCTTAAACTCTTGTTTATGGTATCCATTACTTAGCCCCTCTTCTTTTTGATAAATCAGAAGCGTAGTTTGATTTACCTTGTGTGATACATCATTAGCAATTAAAAGAAATCTAATCGGTAGTTTAGCACGCTTCACTTCTTCTACCAAAATCCTCAAATTCTGGGGCACCCATTTGGAATTAAAGGGTTCTGATGTCCAAGGTAAAGGACACTCAACTAAAATATAAGTTTGATAATTGGTGGCACTACCAATAACATCTTCTCCTACTTGACGTGAATCATCAGAACAAAAAAAAGTATTCATCTCGCTGTACTCATTAGCGTATTTTATGGACAAAAGGTATTACAAAATACAATTGTGTTCTTAGCTACAAATCCTTGGCTGAAGGAGATAAAAAGAACAATATTCATTTCCCAGCTAAAACTAGGTAGCCACTTTATAACATCATTATTGATCGAGGTCTTTCCGGTTAATAAATTCTCCACAATAGAGATAAACAGTGTCAAGAGATATTTTTCCGTATGAGTGGCGTTAATTTTGTATCTAGTTTTATTGTTATCTGGTATTCCATAAATTTTCACTTGCGGAAACTCGGCTTTTCTGAACATATTGATGTAGCTGATACTACAACCAAAAATATTTCTAGCAACAATCTAATTGTTTAAAGTTTTACTTAAATTATCTACATAGCTACTTATAGATCCTGTTTTTACACATAAAGATATAATTCTGTGCCGCTCTCGTGAGAGACATATTCCTAAAGGTAGATGCGGAAACATTTAATAAACAGCGATCGTTTTGGTAAGCCATACTGCTTTAAGATTTCTTCCACACTATCTATCGAACTATCCATATTGCAAATAATTCTCAATTGGTTGAGAAAAATAAAAACAATTAAATTGGGGCAAATGCTTTACAGCCCCGTACTTGATGTGCGATAAGTTAATAATGAAAACTAGTGACTAATTGTTATCAGCGTCACTAAAATCAACACTAACGAATTTTGTATTTAGGGTTTTACCTAATCTAACTTCCTGAAGCTCATGTCAGGGTTTGATGATAGGCATCTGCTTTGACTCTAACTGAAGTCAATAAGAAATGCAAGTATTTAGGAATCTTTATGATTTCTTTACAGTTTGTTGTCTTTAGGACGTTGCTTAAATCACGGTGAACAGGGATTTCATCGTGGAGATCGCTTACTAGAAAAAGCATTGATAGTTTCAATTTAATAGATAAAGCTTGGCAATTGTGACAAATTGTTGCTAGTAAAGGCGCACTCACTAATCCAAATATCTAGCTGTGACGATCGCATATTTCTACTTCTATGCAAAACTGAATTATTCCAACGGAAATTGTGAATATTTTGATAAAGTAAAGCAGATGTGGAGGTAAGATTATGACCCAAGCCTTGCCAAAATTACTCACCTTCAATGAATTTAGCGAATGGTATCCCAACGATGGTAAACGCTATGAATTACACAAGGGAGTAATTATTGAAATGCCACCCCCAACCGGATCGCATGAAAAAGTTGTAGGATTTATAGCTCGTAAGCTAACTGTCGAGTTTGATCGCTTGAACCTTCCCTACACTATACCCAAAACCGCATTAGTCAAAACTCCTACTGCCGAATCCGCTTATTCGCCTGATGTTTTACTGCTAAATCTTAATAATCTCGACAATGAACCGCTTTTTCAAAAACAGTCAACAGTAAGCCAAGCAACATCGGTTCCAATAGTTATTGAAGTTGTTTCAACTAACTGGCGAGATGATTACTACAATAAATTTAGGGATTATGAAGAAATGGGCATTCCTGAATATTGGATTGCTGATTATGCTGCATTGGGCGCAAGAAAGTTTATCGGCAATCCTAAGCAACCCACTATTTTTGTCTGCGAATTAGTTGATGGTGAATATCAAATGACACCGTTTCAAGGTCAGACTCCGATTTCATCACCTACCTTTCCTCAATTAAATTTAACCGCGCAACAGATTTTTGATGCAGCTAACTAACGCACATTCTGCCATAATTTACTATTAAAAGCTTTATTTAAGCTGACAAAAGCACTTTAGTATAACAATCCATTATTGATCGAGTGCCAGAAAATGTGCGATCGCATTTATTGGAAAGGTTCAAAACCATGACATTAATTTTAGCTCTCGATTTTGGCGGAACTAAGCTAGCAGCAGCATTGGTAAATATTGGTTCGAGAAAGTGGTTGCGTTATGAACGTCGTCTCTCACCAGTAAATGCAAATGCTAGCACTGACTTGGAAATAATGCGATCGCTAATTTACTCTTTGCTGGAAGATACAAAACCTGCTGCGATTGGTGTCAGTTTTGGTGGCCCGGTTGATGCTTCCACGGGAACGGTGCGACTATCTCATCATGTCGCTGGATGGGAAAATATTCCTCTCAAAGCCTTGTTGGAAGAGGAGTTTGGCGTTCCTGTTGATGTAGATAATGACGCTAATATTGCTGCTTTGGGTGAACATCGCTTTGGTGCGGGACAGGGATACGATAGCCTGTTTTATATTACTGTCAGCACTGGCGTGGGTGGTGGTTGGATACTCAATGGCCAACCTTGGCGGGGTGCTGGTGGGATGGCTGGCGAAATTGGACATGTGGTTGTAGATCCTGCTGGGCCAGTTTGTTTGTGTGGTAAGCGGGGATGTGTGGAACGTTTGGCGTCGGGGCCTTATATGGCGCAAAATGTTAGAGAAATTTTGGAGAACGAACCGCCAAGACGCCAAGGACGAGAGGTTTTGAGGGGTTTGGTGGGGAATGATTTAACTTTGCTGACGGGGCAGTTGGTAAGTGAGGCGGCAGCGGCTGGGGATGATTTGGCGAAGGAAGTTTTACACAAGGCTGCTTGGGCGTTGGGTGTGGGTATTGGCAATGTAGCGAACTTGATGAATCCGCAGCGCTTTGTGTTGGGAGGCGGTGTGACGAAGGCGGGGGAGGATTTCTGGCGGGTGGTGCGTCAGGTGGCGCGGGAGACGGCTTTACCGGAAGTTGATTTTGAAATTGTGTCGGCGCTTCTGGGGGATGATGCGCCGTTGTGGGGCGGTGTGAGATTGGCTGAAATCAGGATGGCTGAATAAAGTAGATTAAAAAAATCACCGAATCATTGCTGTAGAAAACTTTTAGATAAGACATTTATACTTCCTTGATTAAGACTAAATACATTGCCAAAATTTAGGAATTATCGAAATTATCAGATAGCCATTGCACAAATACCATAGCCTCTTGATATAAGTCATATACTTCTTTAGCAGTCTTATCGATTGTATAGTTTGCAAAGTTCTGATGAACTAGGCAATTTCTCATATTGCCTAACTCTAAAAAAGCTTTGAGTGCAATATCCAATCTAGGCTCTTTTTTTATTTTTTGTACTAATTGATTTTTGAATTCCTCACCAAACAATCCAAAAAACTTATTTGCGTTCTTGCCATCCCATTCAAAGTAAGTATGATATTGTCTTTCAATTACCTTCCGTTTAACTAAAGAAGTTATACACTTATCATTACTAGTCTTACGCTCAACAAAAGTCTGGACTATTTTACAAATTTCTTCCTCAAAAAAGCTTGCTGATGACAAGAGAAGGGATTTTTTAAAAGTTGCATCGAATTGACTAGCAAAAGATATTTCTTTTTGTTGGTTAAGATATTGGAGTAATTCTAAGTTTTCTTTATATATGCGATCAACAATAGTATCTCCCATTTTACCTCAAGATAATGTTTGCTCACATAAAATACTCATTGCTCTTTCAAGCCTTTTTTTTACATTTTCTTTACTTGTTGTTTGAGATTGTATAGCTGTTATAAATTCTCCATCATTTTTCAGAGATTCAAGCTTTTCAGGATTTATCTTTCTTTCTACTAAGCGTTGTTCTTTAAATGCACTGCTGCACTGAGCAAAAAATACAGCTTCAAACATAGATATATTAAATTTCTTCGTTGTTTTTAAATAAAAAGCTTTTTCCGGTAAATTTGAACAGGTTCGTAAGAAAGAGTTGAATAAAATTTCAAGATAATTTATTTGTTCTTTACTCAATTTCTTACATTTTCTAGAAAAGTCATTAAGAAACTTAACCATTGAAGATTGATATCCTTCCCATTCCATTAATATTGCAAATCCCCTCAACAGGGTTTCAATATCTTTCATATTCAAGTCTGGTTCATTGACACCAATGATTTTACGCCACTCTGGAAGAGTATTCAGTTTGTAGAGCATTGTGTAAAAGTCCGAATAGTAAAGACTCATTCGTATTTCTTGAGGCTTCAAATTGACACCACCGGAATTAAGTCTATTAAATATTTCATATATACATGAATCATCATTTTCAGGAAAGTTTTGCTTAATAAAAACATTCCGAATCGTTCTTAAATCAAATGCAAATTTATATTCAGCAAGTGTAGAATAATTGAGTTTATTTAATTTATTTGGTTGTTGAGGCGTGTTTACAGGTAACTGGAGATTGAAACTCGTAAAATATTCATCATCATTAAGAACGTTGTCAGGTATTTTACCATTTTGTTCAAAAACTCTCCTCAAAAAATTTCTTTTATCTTTTTTTGGAAATCTTTGCTTTATAAAATAAAAAATGGACATCAGCCGTTGCTGTCCATCTATCACAAGGAAACTATTTCTTGACTCTTCATACAGAAATATTTGTGGAATAGGTAAACCAATAATAATAGATTCAATTAATTTTGAAGCTCGTTTAATATCCCATACATAGTTACGCTGAAAAGCTGGTATTTTAATTGCACCAGACTCCATAAAGTCATACATTGTTCGAGTATTAAAATCATTAGGAGATGTTGTTATCTCATACTCATTTATCGTGTATGATTCCTCCTCTGGGGAGTCATCATAAGATTCAAACCAATTTAACGTAACTTCAGAATTATCCTGCATCTGCTACTTAAATGAATCTGGCTAATTAAATTAACTTTATATGGCATTTCCTAAGCAACTGAAGTACACCCAAATCTTTTTTACCAAGCTTAGTAGCTTTGAATACGTACCTCATTAGGTCAGAAACCGCTATAAGGTTACTAGCTTACACAAGTGAGCTAAGT
This Nostoc sp. C052 DNA region includes the following protein-coding sequences:
- a CDS encoding Uma2 family endonuclease is translated as MTQALPKLLTFNEFSEWYPNDGKRYELHKGVIIEMPPPTGSHEKVVGFIARKLTVEFDRLNLPYTIPKTALVKTPTAESAYSPDVLLLNLNNLDNEPLFQKQSTVSQATSVPIVIEVVSTNWRDDYYNKFRDYEEMGIPEYWIADYAALGARKFIGNPKQPTIFVCELVDGEYQMTPFQGQTPISSPTFPQLNLTAQQIFDAAN
- the fdxB gene encoding ferredoxin III, nif-specific; this encodes MAQLTGLTFGGKAWTPKFAQEIDKDKCIGCGRCVKVCGYNVLGLKALNEEGEFVDDEDDDEIERKVMAVTSPENCIGCEACSRICPKNCYTHVVLNN
- a CDS encoding ROK family protein; protein product: MTLILALDFGGTKLAAALVNIGSRKWLRYERRLSPVNANASTDLEIMRSLIYSLLEDTKPAAIGVSFGGPVDASTGTVRLSHHVAGWENIPLKALLEEEFGVPVDVDNDANIAALGEHRFGAGQGYDSLFYITVSTGVGGGWILNGQPWRGAGGMAGEIGHVVVDPAGPVCLCGKRGCVERLASGPYMAQNVREILENEPPRRQGREVLRGLVGNDLTLLTGQLVSEAAAAGDDLAKEVLHKAAWALGVGIGNVANLMNPQRFVLGGGVTKAGEDFWRVVRQVARETALPEVDFEIVSALLGDDAPLWGGVRLAEIRMAE
- a CDS encoding HEPN domain-containing protein — its product is MGDTIVDRIYKENLELLQYLNQQKEISFASQFDATFKKSLLLSSASFFEEEICKIVQTFVERKTSNDKCITSLVKRKVIERQYHTYFEWDGKNANKFFGLFGEEFKNQLVQKIKKEPRLDIALKAFLELGNMRNCLVHQNFANYTIDKTAKEVYDLYQEAMVFVQWLSDNFDNS
- a CDS encoding helix-turn-helix domain-containing protein produces the protein MPYTIPNNSCVGCDNCRPQCPTGAIKIEDNEYWVDPGLCNNCEGYYSKPQCVIACPTNSPIPWQAKKGRCKVEPRDASSLDLFSNGKNNPFASAIAIWEACNVLAQRTSLHWETDEEGYISYSRQVNQGRGAIAFHIQDPLKVNDKATDVAAIEGLDIRAACIHLIFAAYATALEQPWEQEFAIDERQIEKYLGMEKRKDLSKAAKLALMKNIVQQACSLIISIDWPQQGRINGFSVTNSRLWHLVDIQHHFQEDNLGCKYLIGLTFKVKAGIWAQYFLNKQACKERTAFYQYGSLPKTLLTTVMSIWQQHEGAVRLMLWLLFKTKMGKEQRITIPTLLRIAYGEEKVALASRQREERKRLLRTFESDLEILNHYGMKPLFDPVTYPPEIQPLWAKLVDLPEDPDEALEFWTNDGGAETRLTDTGPRGKWNLLMNARILAFELPPEWEQQISESEKKKTRTAKAKRKPKTTNDLLGEQILQARKNLNLSQRELAKLTGKSQSWIRDIENGRLKAKLEDQVLLRKVLNMT
- a CDS encoding DUF262 domain-containing protein encodes the protein MQDNSEVTLNWFESYDDSPEEESYTINEYEITTSPNDFNTRTMYDFMESGAIKIPAFQRNYVWDIKRASKLIESIIIGLPIPQIFLYEESRNSFLVIDGQQRLMSIFYFIKQRFPKKDKRNFLRRVFEQNGKIPDNVLNDDEYFTSFNLQLPVNTPQQPNKLNKLNYSTLAEYKFAFDLRTIRNVFIKQNFPENDDSCIYEIFNRLNSGGVNLKPQEIRMSLYYSDFYTMLYKLNTLPEWRKIIGVNEPDLNMKDIETLLRGFAILMEWEGYQSSMVKFLNDFSRKCKKLSKEQINYLEILFNSFLRTCSNLPEKAFYLKTTKKFNISMFEAVFFAQCSSAFKEQRLVERKINPEKLESLKNDGEFITAIQSQTTSKENVKKRLERAMSILCEQTLS
- a CDS encoding sucrase ferredoxin; its protein translation is MNTFFCSDDSRQVGEDVIGSATNYQTYILVECPLPWTSEPFNSKWVPQNLRILVEEVKRAKLPIRFLLIANDVSHKVNQTTLLIYQKEEGLSNGYHKQEFKLANIEQVAGVVQKWIWGIDSNLEVETSTTRDILICTHGSHDKCCARYGAPFYFHVTAKNADLCLDNVRIWKSSHFGGHRFAPTVIDLPEGRYYGRLDQDSFRSILTRTGDIQCLHQVYRGWGILPAALQVLERELILSKGWDWFNYKVAGKILEQSLDNNTILAELSFEQPSGSLYTYQAKLVRDETKTQQLKSSCNATRELVVTKYAVGSLWISSSKVMSYST